One Micromonospora craniellae genomic region harbors:
- a CDS encoding ABC transporter substrate-binding protein, with translation MTSRPAYRWRAAIAVAIALPGLAMAACTADAGPESVAHERTVTDGNGVSVTVPENPVRVITLSEPTLDGALALGVSVVGTTSGRGQSGAPAYLADRAAGIPIVASVAGPNIEQILTLQPDLILTDGTVAADDAVLAKLQEIAPMVFIGKTAADWKTSFTTLGQAVNKSAEAEQVLAGYDSRVTEIKSRLGQHADDTVAIVRWGTGQPSLLLRELPPSKVLADLGLRRPPAQDRDGPGHSQPVSRENLDQLDADWMFFGSLGGATNPAGGSTGTDASREASERLLNDDAVKTPGFTALTAYRNGQVIPVDGSAWASSGGPLAATVILDQTAEAMTSPTN, from the coding sequence GTGACATCGCGTCCGGCGTACCGGTGGCGGGCCGCCATCGCCGTCGCCATCGCTCTTCCGGGACTCGCCATGGCCGCCTGTACCGCCGACGCCGGGCCCGAGTCCGTAGCGCATGAACGCACTGTGACGGACGGCAACGGCGTCTCCGTCACGGTGCCCGAGAACCCCGTTCGAGTGATCACGCTCAGTGAGCCCACTCTGGACGGTGCCCTGGCTCTCGGTGTGTCCGTGGTCGGTACGACGAGCGGACGAGGTCAGAGTGGCGCGCCCGCGTACCTGGCCGACCGCGCTGCCGGCATCCCCATCGTCGCGTCCGTCGCCGGCCCGAACATCGAACAGATTCTGACTCTTCAGCCAGATCTCATCCTCACTGACGGCACCGTCGCCGCAGACGATGCCGTCCTCGCCAAACTTCAGGAGATCGCGCCCATGGTCTTCATCGGCAAGACGGCGGCTGACTGGAAGACGTCCTTCACCACGCTCGGCCAGGCGGTCAACAAGTCCGCCGAGGCGGAGCAGGTGCTCGCCGGATACGACAGTCGGGTGACCGAGATCAAGTCACGGCTCGGCCAGCATGCCGACGACACCGTTGCCATCGTCCGCTGGGGCACCGGTCAGCCGTCCCTGCTGCTGCGGGAACTGCCGCCCAGCAAGGTGCTCGCCGACCTGGGCCTGCGCCGACCTCCCGCACAGGACCGCGACGGGCCTGGTCACTCCCAGCCGGTCAGCCGCGAGAACCTGGACCAACTGGACGCCGACTGGATGTTCTTCGGCTCGCTCGGTGGCGCCACGAACCCGGCGGGTGGGAGCACCGGCACCGACGCCAGCCGGGAGGCCAGCGAGAGACTGCTAAACGACGACGCGGTGAAGACGCCCGGCTTCACCGCTCTGACCGCGTACCGCAACGGCCAGGTCATCCCAGTCGACGGATCGGCCTGGGCCAGTTCGGGCGGACCACTGGCCGCCACCGTCATTCTCGACCAGACCGCCGAGGCCATGACCAGTCCGACCAACTGA
- a CDS encoding IS1634 family transposase translates to MYVKASTRKTRDGQTIRYLQLAHNEWDPAAKASKTRVLYSFGREDQLDVAGIRRLVDALSRLLAPADALAAAAPAGLSFVESRSLGGAWLLDGLWRRLRIDTVLRPLVGSSRREVDVERVLFALVANRALAPSSKLAAADWVCQDVYLPDLPHVTDDTCYRAMDQLIEVEPALTRGVYDQIADLLNLEVDLLFFDTTSTYFELDEADEPLWRDQQGRVVAEDDPAAVKQAGFRTHGKSKDSRDDLPQVVVGMAVTRTGIPVRVWCWPGNTSDSALIRQVKTDMREWSLARVVWVADRGFASAENRRFLQQGGGHYILGEKLRAGTSEADAALARQGRYATVAENLQVKEVNIDTDDRFVICYNPEAADRDAAVRQRLIAQLTDLIDDTDRLPATKRAELRGVISTKPGLNRFLRVTPKGLLRLDQAKVKAEQRLDGKYLLRCSDPTLSAEDIALGYKQLLEVERGWRDMKTTLDLRPVFHRREDRIRAHILLCWLALLLIRVAETETGRTWTAIRTEIDRLHLGVFTGPAGTFAQRTELSQPQKALLTKLKIAEPPRIFDATPATA, encoded by the coding sequence GTGTACGTGAAAGCGTCGACCCGCAAGACCCGCGACGGGCAGACGATCCGCTACCTGCAACTGGCTCACAACGAGTGGGACCCGGCCGCGAAGGCGTCCAAGACCCGGGTGTTGTACTCGTTCGGCCGCGAAGACCAGCTCGACGTGGCCGGTATCCGCCGCTTGGTCGACGCGTTGTCGCGGTTGCTCGCCCCGGCCGACGCCCTGGCCGCGGCCGCGCCGGCCGGCCTGTCGTTTGTGGAGTCCCGTTCGCTGGGCGGGGCGTGGCTGCTCGACGGGTTGTGGCGCCGGCTGCGCATCGACACCGTCCTGCGGCCGCTGGTCGGCTCGTCCCGCCGGGAGGTCGACGTCGAACGGGTGCTGTTCGCGCTGGTCGCCAACCGGGCCCTGGCCCCGTCGAGCAAGCTGGCCGCCGCCGACTGGGTCTGCCAGGACGTGTACCTGCCCGACCTGCCGCACGTCACCGACGACACCTGCTACCGGGCGATGGACCAGTTGATCGAGGTCGAGCCCGCGTTGACCCGCGGGGTCTACGACCAGATCGCCGACCTGCTCAACCTTGAGGTCGACCTGTTGTTCTTCGACACCACCAGCACCTACTTCGAACTCGATGAGGCCGACGAACCGCTGTGGCGTGACCAGCAGGGCCGGGTCGTGGCCGAGGACGATCCGGCGGCGGTCAAGCAGGCAGGGTTCCGCACCCATGGCAAGAGCAAGGACTCCCGCGACGACCTGCCCCAGGTCGTGGTCGGGATGGCCGTCACCCGCACCGGCATTCCCGTGCGGGTGTGGTGCTGGCCCGGCAACACCAGCGACTCCGCCCTGATCCGGCAGGTCAAGACCGACATGCGCGAGTGGAGCCTGGCTCGCGTCGTCTGGGTCGCCGACCGCGGCTTCGCCTCCGCCGAGAACCGCCGCTTCCTGCAACAGGGCGGCGGGCACTACATCCTGGGTGAGAAGCTGCGTGCCGGCACCAGCGAAGCCGACGCTGCGCTCGCCCGGCAGGGCCGCTACGCCACCGTCGCGGAGAACCTGCAGGTCAAGGAAGTCAACATCGACACCGACGACCGGTTCGTCATCTGCTACAACCCCGAGGCCGCCGACCGGGACGCCGCTGTCCGCCAACGGCTGATCGCCCAGCTCACGGACCTGATCGACGACACCGACCGGCTGCCGGCCACCAAACGCGCCGAGCTACGCGGCGTGATCTCCACCAAGCCCGGCCTGAACCGGTTCCTGCGCGTCACCCCCAAGGGCCTGCTGCGCCTCGACCAGGCCAAGGTCAAGGCCGAACAGCGCCTGGACGGCAAGTACCTGCTGCGCTGCTCCGACCCGACACTGTCGGCCGAGGACATCGCCCTGGGCTACAAGCAGCTCCTCGAAGTCGAACGCGGCTGGCGCGACATGAAGACCACCCTCGACCTGCGCCCGGTGTTCCACCGCCGCGAGGACCGCATCCGCGCTCACATCCTGCTCTGCTGGCTGGCCCTGCTGCTGATCCGGGTCGCCGAGACCGAGACCGGCCGCACCTGGACCGCGATCCGCACCGAGATCGACCGGCTGCACCTGGGCGTGTTCACCGGCCCCGCCGGCACGTTCGCCCAGCGCACCGAGCTGTCCCAACCCCAGAAGGCCCTGCTCACCAAGCTGAAGATCGCCGAGCCGCCCCGGATCTTCGACGCCACACCCGCAACCGCCTGA
- a CDS encoding DUF397 domain-containing protein yields MDLSNAQWRKSTRSGASGGNCVEVADNLAGVIGVRDSKDPTGPALTFRPAAWRTFINQLAERA; encoded by the coding sequence ATGGACCTCAGTAACGCCCAGTGGCGCAAGAGCACTCGCAGCGGCGCGAGCGGCGGCAACTGTGTCGAGGTCGCCGACAACCTCGCCGGGGTCATCGGTGTGCGGGACTCCAAGGACCCCACCGGCCCCGCCCTGACCTTCCGACCGGCAGCATGGCGAACGTTCATCAACCAACTCGCCGAGCGAGCCTGA
- a CDS encoding endonuclease domain-containing protein, translating to MRIPRNDADPLQWLLFEQAAIVTWAQATAEMSPSRVRHLLTSERWSRVCRGILRAEPPAGPYSRAQAWWVAVLAAGEGAILAGLAAATAGGLRGTWRHDTVDVLVPHRRRPADLLRRLPLGLPAVRARRARHLPDTDRQRARPDRTSMARSLVDAAQWVRTDDEAQQILAAGCQQRRVTPAEIGAVLDRMPQARRGALIRETLRDIAGGAEALSEIDLARLCRRHGLPPPQGQHRRRDTDGRNRYLDAYWPRWSLHVEIDGGHHMDARHWAADLRRQNKIWIEGDRILRFTAFDVRHRPTEVAAQIRAALEAAGWQG from the coding sequence GTGCGGATACCCCGAAATGACGCCGACCCGTTGCAGTGGTTGCTGTTCGAGCAGGCGGCGATCGTCACCTGGGCGCAGGCCACCGCCGAGATGAGCCCGTCGCGGGTACGCCACCTGCTGACCTCCGAGCGATGGAGCCGGGTGTGCCGGGGCATCCTGCGGGCCGAACCGCCCGCAGGACCGTACTCCCGGGCACAGGCGTGGTGGGTGGCGGTGCTCGCGGCCGGGGAGGGCGCGATCCTCGCCGGGCTGGCGGCGGCGACGGCCGGCGGGCTGCGCGGCACCTGGCGTCACGACACCGTCGACGTGCTGGTCCCGCACCGACGCCGCCCCGCCGACCTGCTGCGCCGGCTACCGCTCGGCCTGCCTGCGGTCCGGGCACGCCGGGCTCGCCACCTCCCCGACACCGACCGCCAGCGGGCCCGCCCCGACCGTACATCGATGGCCCGGTCCCTGGTTGACGCGGCGCAGTGGGTGCGTACCGACGACGAGGCGCAGCAGATCCTCGCGGCCGGCTGCCAGCAGCGGCGGGTGACCCCGGCGGAGATCGGGGCGGTGCTGGACCGGATGCCCCAGGCCCGCCGGGGCGCGCTGATCCGGGAGACGCTGCGCGACATCGCGGGCGGCGCGGAGGCGCTCTCCGAGATCGACCTGGCCCGGCTGTGCCGCCGCCATGGGTTGCCGCCGCCGCAGGGACAACATCGGCGGCGGGACACCGACGGTCGGAATCGCTACCTGGACGCCTACTGGCCTCGGTGGTCGCTGCACGTGGAGATCGATGGCGGGCACCACATGGACGCCCGACACTGGGCCGCTGACCTGCGGCGACAGAACAAGATCTGGATCGAGGGCGACCGTATCCTCCGTTTCACCGCCTTCGACGTCCGACACCGCCCGACCGAGGTGGCGGCCCAGATCCGCGCGGCCCTGGAGGCCGCCGGCTGGCAAGGCTGA
- a CDS encoding helix-turn-helix domain-containing protein encodes MSDIPNPVATFIVGEIRRARGRSGMTQEAFGRSAGFSASHVSAVEGGTRALTSDFIRGADRALNNGGLFERLATKLGAPSWFLPWLDAERSATQLRYFEPNLIPGLLQVEHYARAVLRTVDSLTDDEVEQRVKGRMDRQAILTSERPPQFVAVLDEAALRRTGDDLGGIMAQQIAHLIALTELPHVHVHVHVIPLGSGLHVGLSGPFALARSAEGVWVGHLENQLGGDVVDKDDDVATLQARWESVRNEALPRRQSINLLKEVESHHGPQ; translated from the coding sequence ATGTCTGACATTCCGAACCCCGTGGCGACCTTCATCGTTGGCGAGATCCGCCGCGCACGAGGCAGGTCCGGCATGACGCAGGAAGCCTTCGGTCGCAGCGCCGGTTTCAGCGCCTCCCACGTCAGCGCTGTCGAAGGCGGCACCCGGGCACTCACGAGCGACTTCATTCGAGGGGCTGACCGTGCATTGAACAACGGTGGCCTGTTCGAGCGCCTAGCGACGAAGCTCGGTGCGCCATCCTGGTTTCTGCCGTGGCTCGATGCCGAGCGCTCCGCGACGCAGCTTCGCTACTTCGAGCCAAACCTGATCCCCGGCCTGTTACAGGTGGAGCATTACGCCCGTGCCGTGCTACGGACCGTGGACAGCCTGACCGATGACGAGGTCGAGCAGCGCGTCAAGGGGCGCATGGACAGGCAGGCCATCCTGACCAGCGAACGCCCGCCGCAGTTCGTCGCCGTGCTGGACGAAGCAGCGCTTCGCCGAACAGGCGATGACCTCGGCGGGATCATGGCTCAGCAAATCGCGCACCTGATCGCGCTGACCGAGCTTCCGCACGTCCACGTCCACGTCCACGTCATTCCCCTTGGTAGCGGCCTGCACGTCGGGCTATCTGGACCATTCGCGCTGGCGCGGTCCGCAGAAGGCGTGTGGGTCGGCCACCTTGAGAATCAGCTCGGCGGGGACGTCGTCGATAAGGATGATGACGTGGCTACGCTTCAGGCGAGGTGGGAAAGCGTCCGGAATGAGGCGCTACCGCGCCGGCAGTCCATCAACCTTTTGAAGGAAGTTGAGAGCCATCATGGACCTCAGTAA
- a CDS encoding ABC transporter ATP-binding protein, with the protein MSTVRLHAGELTLSYDRRTVAEGLDVTIPDGSFTIIVGPNACGKSTLLRAMAGLLPPRRGTVYLDGAAISSYRTKEVARKLGLLPQSSIAPDGITVADLVARGRYPHQSLLRQWTAEDEFHVTTAMRATRVTDLSERPVDELSGGQRQRVWLAMALAQQTDLLLLDEPTTYLDIAHQIEMLDLCADLHGEGRTLVAVLHDLNHASRYASHLIAMRAGAIVAQGDPRDVVTEDLVREVFGLPCEVIADPQTGTPLVVPASRQARRLLETPVDATG; encoded by the coding sequence CTGTCGACGGTCAGGCTCCACGCCGGGGAACTGACGCTGTCCTACGACCGGCGGACCGTCGCCGAAGGGCTCGACGTCACGATTCCCGACGGGAGCTTCACCATCATCGTCGGACCGAACGCCTGCGGGAAGTCGACCCTACTGCGGGCGATGGCGGGCCTGTTGCCGCCCCGGCGCGGCACGGTGTACCTCGACGGAGCGGCGATCAGCTCGTACCGGACCAAGGAAGTCGCTCGGAAACTGGGCCTGCTGCCACAGAGTTCCATCGCCCCGGACGGCATCACCGTGGCCGATCTGGTGGCGCGCGGGCGGTACCCACACCAGAGTCTGCTCAGGCAATGGACCGCCGAGGACGAATTCCACGTCACGACGGCGATGCGGGCGACCCGGGTGACGGACCTGTCCGAACGGCCAGTGGACGAGCTGTCCGGCGGGCAGCGGCAACGGGTCTGGCTGGCGATGGCGCTGGCCCAACAGACTGATCTGCTGCTGCTGGACGAACCAACCACCTATCTGGACATCGCCCACCAGATCGAGATGCTGGATCTCTGCGCGGACCTGCACGGCGAGGGCCGGACGCTGGTCGCGGTCCTGCACGACCTGAACCACGCCAGCCGCTACGCGAGCCATCTCATCGCGATGCGCGCCGGTGCCATCGTTGCCCAGGGCGATCCGCGCGACGTCGTCACGGAGGATCTGGTACGCGAGGTGTTCGGTCTACCGTGCGAGGTCATCGCCGACCCACAGACCGGTACGCCTCTCGTCGTGCCCGCCTCACGGCAGGCACGCCGTCTGCTGGAGACGCCCGTCGACGCCACCGGCTGA
- a CDS encoding flavin reductase, translated as MWPCSPAKLRLLAEYRTRRVELVAYLKALREEAADQLADPDSDARRTDLAARFTDWAAVHRSRTQDH; from the coding sequence GTGTGGCCGTGTTCTCCGGCCAAGTTGCGCCTGCTGGCGGAGTACCGCACGCGCCGGGTCGAGTTGGTGGCCTACCTGAAGGCGCTGCGCGAGGAGGCCGCCGACCAGCTCGCCGACCCTGACTCGGACGCGCGTCGCACCGACCTGGCGGCCCGCTTCACGGACTGGGCCGCTGTTCACCGCTCTCGGACGCAGGACCACTGA
- a CDS encoding class E sortase produces the protein MRKPALVALLAVAGALLLPSAPAAAAEPAVTVDQTTARLGEQVTVQLVDWPAGVVTAALCGNEARQASADCAVTAASAVSVPASGSARLVLHLAAPPVGCPCVIRAVTATGDQIATVAIDVPDVPDSATVGVTESTAPGADGGLVVVGARVEKRWSLAALFGGPAPRVLMVTVDNTGTTPVSGAELALDLGRAAGAQAPGVVPVEQLEPGARTVVEVPFTVSAPAMGRYDIGGRVDGIGGGVTFTAQTSAWPWLLPLVPLLAVLVIVLAYRLHRQRRRAPSPMRTGGVVLVGAGLVCAVVLAAQTLMPGVRTADAQQRLDEQLTTGWEQPAEPGTEEPSSPTVTSLDTAISAPAQGKPLAVLHVPKWRAKYTIVEGIRTADLKLGPGHYPGTALPGEVGNMAVAGHRGPPGEPFNDIDQLGANDPIVVETASAWFVYRVQRHVIVSPERVDVVAPTPEQPGVTPSRAMLTMTACHPRYSSRLRYVLFSELDQTLSKLAGERPDVLG, from the coding sequence ATGAGAAAGCCGGCTCTTGTCGCCCTGCTGGCCGTCGCCGGGGCGCTCCTGCTCCCATCGGCCCCCGCAGCGGCCGCCGAACCGGCCGTCACCGTCGACCAGACGACTGCCCGGCTGGGAGAGCAAGTCACAGTACAGCTCGTCGACTGGCCGGCCGGTGTCGTCACCGCCGCCCTCTGTGGCAACGAGGCACGTCAGGCCTCCGCCGACTGCGCCGTGACGGCCGCGTCCGCGGTGTCGGTGCCGGCTTCCGGGTCCGCCCGCCTCGTGCTGCACCTGGCGGCCCCTCCGGTCGGCTGTCCCTGCGTCATCCGCGCGGTCACGGCCACCGGTGACCAGATCGCGACGGTGGCGATCGACGTGCCGGACGTGCCGGACTCGGCGACGGTCGGGGTCACTGAATCCACCGCACCCGGTGCAGACGGCGGGCTCGTCGTGGTCGGCGCACGGGTCGAGAAACGGTGGAGCCTGGCCGCGCTGTTCGGCGGACCGGCGCCCCGGGTGCTCATGGTCACGGTCGACAACACCGGAACCACCCCGGTCAGCGGAGCGGAACTCGCCCTGGACCTGGGACGTGCCGCCGGAGCACAGGCGCCGGGGGTGGTACCTGTCGAGCAACTCGAACCTGGTGCACGAACCGTGGTCGAGGTGCCGTTCACCGTATCGGCACCCGCGATGGGCCGGTACGACATCGGCGGCCGGGTGGACGGGATCGGCGGCGGTGTCACGTTCACCGCGCAGACCAGTGCCTGGCCGTGGTTGCTGCCGCTGGTGCCGCTCCTCGCGGTCCTGGTCATCGTGCTGGCGTATCGCCTGCACCGGCAGAGACGGCGTGCACCGTCGCCGATGCGTACCGGCGGTGTCGTGCTGGTCGGAGCCGGTCTGGTCTGTGCTGTGGTACTCGCTGCGCAGACACTCATGCCCGGCGTACGGACCGCGGACGCCCAGCAGAGGCTGGACGAACAGCTCACGACCGGCTGGGAGCAGCCGGCGGAACCCGGCACCGAGGAACCCTCCAGCCCCACCGTGACGAGCCTGGACACCGCCATCAGCGCCCCCGCACAGGGCAAACCTCTGGCCGTGCTGCACGTGCCCAAATGGAGGGCAAAATACACCATTGTAGAGGGAATTCGTACTGCTGATCTGAAACTCGGGCCAGGTCACTATCCGGGTACCGCACTACCCGGCGAGGTGGGCAACATGGCCGTGGCCGGCCACCGAGGGCCGCCGGGTGAGCCATTCAACGACATCGACCAACTGGGCGCGAATGATCCGATCGTGGTGGAGACCGCCTCCGCCTGGTTCGTCTACCGGGTACAACGGCACGTCATCGTGAGTCCTGAGCGGGTCGACGTGGTCGCGCCGACGCCGGAACAGCCCGGTGTGACACCGAGCCGCGCGATGCTGACCATGACCGCCTGCCATCCGCGCTACTCGTCCCGGCTGCGATACGTCCTCTTCTCGGAACTTGACCAGACGCTGTCCAAGCTGGCGGGCGAACGGCCCGACGTCCTGGGTTGA
- a CDS encoding LPXTG cell wall anchor domain-containing protein: protein MTTAALAMSGPAQANPRPSNPQGATVSLAADSATAGGTLRYTGTGFVNEGGRGQIVTIKLDDVDILGTVTASDSGAISGTVTIPAATPPGSHWLRFLAGSGREDDGPARSLASSEFTVSAAAGGGADEPTAAPTGTPDLDALPKTGIDAGPWTLGAIMLPIAGFVLLLVDRRRRHRADAAS from the coding sequence GTGACAACCGCCGCCCTGGCGATGTCCGGTCCCGCCCAGGCCAATCCCCGGCCGTCCAATCCGCAGGGCGCGACCGTGTCGTTGGCCGCCGACAGCGCCACGGCTGGCGGCACCCTGCGTTACACGGGCACCGGATTCGTCAACGAGGGCGGGCGCGGCCAGATCGTCACGATCAAACTGGACGACGTGGACATCCTCGGTACCGTCACCGCCAGCGACAGCGGTGCCATCTCCGGTACGGTCACCATCCCCGCCGCCACCCCGCCGGGCAGTCACTGGCTGCGTTTCCTGGCCGGATCCGGGCGGGAGGACGACGGACCGGCACGGAGCCTGGCCAGCTCCGAGTTCACGGTGAGTGCCGCCGCAGGCGGCGGTGCGGACGAGCCGACGGCGGCCCCGACCGGCACCCCTGACCTGGACGCCCTGCCGAAGACCGGCATCGACGCCGGGCCATGGACGCTCGGAGCGATCATGTTGCCGATCGCCGGATTCGTGCTGTTGCTGGTCGACCGTCGGCGACGGCACCGGGCCGACGCCGCGTCGTGA
- a CDS encoding SAM-dependent methyltransferase, which yields MDLPRIFTIRESNHRIHNPFTPGKLAALGQALRLASGSGEMLCTWARDHQVTGTGVDISTVFTEQARARAAELGVADRVTFAHDDASGYVADEPVDLVACIGATWIGGGLPGTVELLSSSLRPGGLMLVGEPYWRREVPDQQTARACLAQDAEDFLLLPELVEQFGDLGYDVVEMVLADQDSWDRYQAAQWLNLRRWLDDNPDDELAATVRAELTTEPVRYTRYQRASTSAGEFSH from the coding sequence GTGGATCTTCCACGTATCTTCACCATTCGCGAGAGTAACCACCGCATTCACAACCCGTTCACCCCCGGCAAGCTCGCCGCCCTGGGCCAGGCGCTGCGCCTGGCCAGCGGCTCGGGCGAGATGCTGTGCACCTGGGCCCGGGACCATCAGGTCACCGGGACAGGGGTGGACATCAGCACGGTCTTCACCGAGCAGGCCCGTGCCCGCGCCGCTGAACTCGGCGTTGCCGACCGGGTCACCTTCGCGCACGACGACGCCTCCGGGTACGTCGCGGACGAGCCGGTCGATCTCGTCGCCTGCATCGGCGCCACCTGGATCGGTGGTGGCCTTCCCGGGACTGTCGAGCTCCTGAGCAGCAGTCTCCGTCCCGGCGGTCTGATGCTCGTCGGCGAGCCGTACTGGCGGCGGGAGGTGCCGGACCAGCAGACCGCCAGAGCATGCCTCGCGCAGGACGCGGAGGACTTCCTGCTGCTGCCGGAGTTGGTCGAGCAGTTCGGCGACCTCGGGTATGACGTCGTGGAGATGGTGCTGGCCGATCAGGACAGTTGGGACCGGTACCAGGCGGCACAGTGGCTGAACCTGCGCCGCTGGCTCGACGACAACCCCGATGACGAACTGGCCGCCACGGTACGGGCGGAGCTCACCACCGAGCCTGTCCGCTACACGCGGTACCAGCGCGCGAGTACCTCGGCTGGGGAGTTTTCGCACTGA
- a CDS encoding WxL protein peptidoglycan domain-containing protein — protein sequence MSAATTWRRSLTVLALAAVTCLPGPAVAAPTPTPSAPDGTTPTTEATPPASASWSVQPSSRTGPGNRPFYTYDLAPGGSVNDYVAVTNLGTNALTFQVYASDAFTTASGGFDLLSAAQTPTDVGSWVQLGQNTVTVPPRSRADIPFALQVPANATPGDHVGGIVASVSTTSADATGHSARLEQRVGTRLYLRVSGELRPSLRIDDLSATYRPGLVPFTGTLELRYVVRNTGNTRLAPGRSIDIDGLFGLPAGTAPAIELPELLPGAVVERADEVTGRPALIRLSAAVALSSEDGATARSTVGVWALSWYYLLLVVVIVAAVLLWRYRGRRTRAADE from the coding sequence ATGTCCGCAGCCACCACATGGCGACGGTCCCTGACCGTACTGGCCCTCGCCGCCGTCACCTGCCTGCCTGGGCCCGCCGTCGCGGCACCGACCCCGACTCCCTCCGCTCCGGACGGCACCACCCCCACCACCGAGGCCACCCCACCGGCTTCCGCGTCCTGGTCGGTTCAGCCCTCCAGCCGCACCGGCCCGGGCAACCGCCCCTTCTACACCTACGACCTCGCGCCCGGTGGCTCGGTCAACGACTACGTGGCGGTGACCAATCTCGGTACCAACGCACTGACCTTCCAGGTCTACGCCAGCGACGCCTTCACCACCGCGTCTGGCGGATTCGACCTGTTGTCGGCTGCGCAGACGCCCACGGATGTGGGAAGTTGGGTACAACTCGGACAGAACACGGTCACCGTGCCCCCCCGGTCCCGGGCGGACATCCCCTTCGCGCTACAGGTGCCCGCCAACGCCACACCCGGTGATCACGTCGGCGGCATCGTCGCCTCGGTGAGTACGACCTCGGCGGATGCCACCGGTCATTCAGCCCGCCTCGAACAGCGCGTCGGCACCCGGCTCTATCTCCGGGTCAGCGGCGAACTGCGGCCCAGCCTGCGGATCGACGACCTGAGCGCCACGTACCGGCCAGGGCTGGTGCCCTTCACCGGCACCCTGGAGCTGCGCTACGTCGTGCGGAACACCGGCAACACCCGGCTCGCGCCCGGCCGGAGCATCGACATCGACGGCCTGTTCGGGCTGCCCGCCGGCACGGCGCCCGCGATCGAGCTCCCGGAGTTGCTACCCGGCGCGGTCGTGGAGCGTGCCGATGAGGTGACCGGCCGCCCCGCCCTGATCCGCCTGAGCGCGGCAGTCGCGCTGAGCTCCGAGGACGGCGCCACCGCCCGGTCCACGGTGGGCGTCTGGGCATTGTCCTGGTACTACCTCCTACTGGTGGTGGTGATCGTCGCTGCGGTGCTGCTGTGGCGGTACCGGGGACGCCGGACACGGGCGGCCGACGAATGA
- a CDS encoding GNAT family N-acetyltransferase — MPGPQFLLRPARPDDAPAVVALRRLVFPFLLRGVASTRQLIATPPPGLHWAGFVAEVDGQIVGWVCASRNEHTAEAVGEVSLLHVHPDQRRRGIGGALLAEATTHLASLDLTRLHGRALPEALPFARRNGFTPSRQEQFSALDLHTLPPLPTPPDGARLVPLADVDPRHVHRVDVLAGADEPGDVVSGAISYADWIATTWDNVGLDRAVSTGVEVDGELAAISLVKRDGTRIWSDYTGTVPQHRGRGLARLVKLAALHRAAQGGVTTAYTGNDAANAPMLAVNTRLGYRQVAVQWSCVRER; from the coding sequence ATGCCTGGACCACAGTTCCTCCTCCGCCCGGCCCGCCCCGACGACGCCCCGGCGGTGGTCGCGCTGCGGAGACTCGTGTTCCCCTTCCTGCTCCGGGGTGTCGCGTCCACGCGGCAGTTGATCGCCACACCGCCGCCGGGTCTGCACTGGGCCGGCTTCGTCGCCGAGGTCGACGGACAGATCGTGGGCTGGGTGTGCGCGTCCCGAAACGAGCACACCGCCGAGGCGGTCGGCGAGGTGTCGTTGTTGCACGTACACCCCGACCAGCGGCGACGCGGGATCGGCGGCGCGCTGCTGGCCGAGGCGACCACGCACCTCGCCTCGCTCGACCTGACCCGGCTGCACGGGCGTGCGCTGCCGGAGGCGCTGCCGTTCGCCCGCCGGAACGGCTTCACGCCGAGCCGCCAGGAGCAATTCTCGGCCCTGGACCTGCACACGCTGCCACCGTTGCCGACACCTCCCGACGGCGCACGGCTGGTCCCGCTGGCGGACGTCGACCCGCGCCACGTGCACCGGGTGGACGTGCTGGCCGGTGCCGACGAGCCGGGCGACGTGGTGTCCGGCGCGATCAGCTACGCCGACTGGATCGCCACCACCTGGGACAACGTGGGACTGGACCGGGCGGTCAGCACCGGCGTCGAGGTCGACGGCGAGCTGGCTGCGATCAGCCTGGTGAAGCGGGACGGTACGCGGATATGGTCCGATTACACCGGCACGGTGCCGCAGCACCGGGGACGTGGACTGGCCCGGCTGGTCAAGCTGGCCGCGCTGCACCGCGCGGCGCAGGGCGGGGTCACCACCGCGTACACCGGGAACGACGCGGCGAACGCGCCGATGCTGGCGGTCAACACCCGGCTCGGTTATCGGCAGGTCGCCGTTCAGTGGTCCTGCGTCCGAGAGCGGTGA